A portion of the Lysinibacillus timonensis genome contains these proteins:
- a CDS encoding rhodanese-like domain-containing protein → MKEITAREVQQRIENGEKLNLIDVREVDEVQAGHIPGITHIPLGLLEFRTHELDKNIPYIMVCRSGGRSGQATQYLQSQGFDVTNMTGGMLNWEGKVE, encoded by the coding sequence ATGAAAGAGATTACTGCTAGAGAAGTTCAACAACGTATAGAAAACGGTGAGAAACTAAATTTAATTGATGTTCGTGAAGTGGATGAAGTACAAGCAGGTCATATCCCTGGTATTACACATATACCCCTAGGGCTACTAGAATTTCGTACACATGAATTAGATAAAAATATACCGTACATTATGGTTTGCCGTTCTGGTGGTCGTAGTGGTCAAGCAACACAATACTTACAAAGCCAAGGTTTTGATGTAACCAACATGACAGGTGGCATGCTTAACTGGGAAGGGAAAGTAGAATAA
- a CDS encoding sulfurtransferase TusA family protein has protein sequence MSLKADVQLDCKGLACPMPIVKTKKAMNDVSEGQILEVQATDKGSIADLKAWSESIGHQYIGNKEQDGVILHYIRKSGDDHESEKKFEQTITNEEVIDRAANGGIILDVREEAEYAFGHIEGSKSIPMGELEVRLDELDKNQEIYVICRTGTRSDFAAHKLSEKGFAKVYNVLPGLGSWNGDLSKSI, from the coding sequence ATGTCATTAAAAGCAGATGTACAGTTAGACTGCAAAGGACTCGCATGTCCAATGCCGATTGTAAAAACAAAAAAGGCAATGAATGATGTTAGTGAAGGACAAATCTTAGAAGTGCAAGCGACAGACAAAGGTTCTATTGCAGACCTGAAAGCTTGGTCCGAAAGTATTGGACATCAATATATCGGCAATAAAGAACAAGATGGTGTCATACTGCACTACATTCGTAAAAGTGGCGATGACCATGAATCGGAAAAGAAATTTGAACAAACGATTACCAATGAGGAAGTAATCGATCGTGCTGCTAACGGAGGTATTATTCTTGATGTTCGCGAAGAAGCAGAATATGCATTTGGGCATATTGAAGGTTCTAAATCAATCCCAATGGGTGAATTAGAAGTGCGTTTAGATGAATTAGATAAAAATCAAGAAATTTATGTAATTTGTCGTACGGGAACACGCAGTGACTTTGCTGCACATAAACTCTCGGAAAAAGGATTTGCGAAAGTATATAATGTCTTACCAGGATTAGGTTCTTGGAACGGCGATTTATCAAAAAGTATATAA
- a CDS encoding DsrE/DsrF/DrsH-like family protein: MSNKVAIIASNGGLFDAYKVFNIATAAAATEKEVAIFFTFEGLNLIHKQAIQQLPMPEGREHFAEGFAKANVPSIPELVEMAIDLGVKFIGCQMTMDVMGLTKEDFIDGIEVGGAVTFLEFAKDAAPTLTF, from the coding sequence ATGTCTAACAAAGTAGCTATTATTGCAAGTAACGGTGGATTATTTGACGCTTATAAAGTATTTAATATTGCAACGGCGGCAGCCGCAACGGAAAAAGAGGTAGCCATCTTCTTTACATTTGAAGGGTTAAATTTAATTCATAAACAAGCGATACAACAATTACCGATGCCAGAAGGTCGTGAACATTTCGCGGAAGGATTCGCAAAAGCAAATGTACCTAGCATTCCAGAATTAGTAGAGATGGCGATAGACTTGGGCGTAAAATTCATTGGCTGTCAAATGACAATGGATGTAATGGGCTTAACAAAGGAAGACTTTATCGATGGAATTGAAGTTGGTGGAGCAGTTACATTCCTAGAATTTGCTAAAGATGCTGCACCAACTTTAACATTTTAA
- a CDS encoding MBL fold metallo-hydrolase encodes MTFMKMTAADVARKVIENKELFILDVRNKDAFEDWKIEGHNFEYLNIPYFDLLDGVDEILPKLPTDKDVLVVCAKEGSSLMVAEMISEAGRDVFYLEGGMKSWSSYLEPIKVGDLTGGGELYQFVRLGKGCLSYMVISEGEAAIIDAVRFTEVFTNFAKEKNVEIKHVFDTHLHADHISGGRHIAEATGAKYYLPPKDAAEVVFDYTPLEDGLTVKVGASQIEVGALYSPGHTIGSTSFIVDGKYLLTGDILFIDSIGRPDLAGLAEDWVGDLRETLNVRYRELAEDLIVLPAHFMIIEELNEDGTVAKRLGDLFAENHGLNIESEEEFRHTVTDNLPPQPNAYEQIRQVNMGKITPDNDEQTEMEIGPNRCAVR; translated from the coding sequence ATGACATTTATGAAAATGACAGCAGCAGACGTTGCACGAAAAGTAATTGAAAATAAAGAGTTATTTATTTTAGATGTACGTAACAAAGACGCGTTTGAAGACTGGAAAATTGAAGGACACAACTTTGAGTATTTAAATATTCCTTATTTCGATTTATTAGATGGTGTGGATGAAATCTTACCAAAACTACCGACTGATAAAGATGTATTAGTCGTTTGTGCAAAAGAAGGATCGTCTCTTATGGTCGCTGAAATGATTTCAGAAGCAGGTCGCGATGTGTTCTACCTTGAAGGTGGTATGAAATCATGGAGTTCTTACCTTGAGCCGATTAAAGTCGGTGATTTAACAGGTGGCGGTGAACTATACCAATTCGTTCGTTTAGGAAAAGGGTGTCTTTCTTATATGGTGATCTCTGAAGGGGAAGCAGCCATTATTGATGCAGTTCGTTTTACAGAAGTATTTACAAACTTTGCGAAAGAAAAAAATGTTGAAATTAAACATGTGTTTGATACACACTTACATGCCGATCACATTTCAGGCGGTCGTCATATCGCGGAAGCAACAGGTGCTAAGTATTACTTACCACCAAAAGATGCAGCAGAAGTCGTATTCGATTACACACCACTTGAAGATGGGTTAACAGTGAAGGTAGGTGCTTCTCAAATTGAAGTAGGCGCACTATACTCACCAGGTCATACAATCGGCTCAACATCATTCATAGTGGATGGTAAGTACTTATTGACGGGTGATATTTTATTCATCGATTCAATTGGCCGACCAGACTTAGCAGGTCTTGCAGAAGACTGGGTAGGCGATCTTCGTGAAACATTAAACGTGCGTTACCGTGAATTAGCAGAGGATTTAATCGTTCTACCAGCACACTTTATGATCATTGAAGAATTAAATGAAGACGGCACTGTCGCAAAACGATTAGGTGATTTATTTGCAGAAAACCATGGTTTGAACATTGAAAGTGAAGAAGAATTCCGTCATACAGTAACGGATAATCTACCACCACAACCAAACGCTTATGAACAAATTCGTCAAGTCAACATGGGGAAAATTACTCCTGACAATGATGAACAAACAGAGATGGAAATCGGTCCGAACCGTTGTGCAGTACGCTAA
- a CDS encoding sulfurtransferase TusA family protein, whose amino-acid sequence MEVNQVLDAKGLACPMPIVRTKKAMDILESGQILEVQVTDKGALADLTAWTAAAGHMLLEHKEEADVLTFYIRKA is encoded by the coding sequence ATGGAAGTAAATCAAGTGTTAGATGCAAAAGGATTGGCATGTCCAATGCCAATTGTACGAACAAAAAAAGCAATGGATATATTAGAATCAGGTCAAATTTTAGAAGTACAAGTGACGGATAAAGGCGCGTTAGCTGATTTAACGGCTTGGACAGCTGCTGCTGGCCATATGCTTTTAGAACATAAAGAAGAAGCAGATGTGTTAACGTTCTATATTAGAAAAGCTTAA
- a CDS encoding sulfite exporter TauE/SafE family protein, with product MDIGYVLVLFAIGFIGSFLSGMLGIGGAIVKFPMLLMIPPLFGFQALTAHEVSGISALDVLFVSIAGVIGFRNGGYLNKSLITVMGISVLIGTFIGSFGSQHLSEEQVNMVYGILALLAAIMMFIPKNNIDDVPLDQVTYSKTLAASLAFVVGIGSGIVGAGGGFLLIPIMLLILRIPTRMTIASSLAITFISSIAGSVGKISTGQIEYLPAIIVIIAGLIAAPIGAKVSRRIDTKVLQGVLAVLIFGTAIKLWWDIIF from the coding sequence GTGGATATTGGTTATGTGCTAGTTCTTTTTGCCATCGGTTTTATCGGGTCATTTCTATCAGGCATGCTTGGAATTGGTGGTGCGATTGTAAAATTCCCAATGCTTTTGATGATACCACCACTATTTGGTTTTCAAGCTTTAACGGCTCATGAAGTATCTGGAATTAGCGCACTAGATGTTTTATTTGTATCCATCGCAGGTGTCATCGGTTTTCGGAATGGAGGCTATTTAAATAAATCGTTAATTACCGTGATGGGGATCTCTGTTTTAATCGGAACATTCATCGGTAGTTTTGGATCACAACATTTATCTGAAGAACAAGTAAATATGGTATATGGAATTTTAGCATTACTTGCGGCGATAATGATGTTCATTCCAAAAAACAATATTGATGACGTTCCATTAGACCAAGTTACTTATAGCAAAACTTTAGCAGCTAGCTTAGCCTTCGTTGTTGGTATTGGTTCAGGTATAGTTGGAGCGGGTGGAGGATTTTTATTAATTCCGATTATGCTACTAATTTTGCGTATTCCTACAAGGATGACAATTGCTTCAAGTTTAGCGATTACATTTATTTCTTCAATTGCTGGTTCGGTTGGCAAAATTTCAACAGGGCAGATAGAATATCTACCGGCAATCATCGTCATTATCGCTGGATTAATTGCAGCCCCAATTGGTGCAAAAGTTAGTAGGAGGATAGATACAAAAGTATTGCAAGGAGTTTTAGCTGTTTTAATCTTTGGTACAGCCATAAAATTATGGTGGGATATTATTTTTTAA
- a CDS encoding GNAT family N-acetyltransferase gives MMKLTISQATIDDFQEVNAIVKEGHDEHAEALPHIFKKVDYVMPASYFQELLEDSNCEILVAKEEKEVVGFAVMELKQSPPFESMAPRNYAYMNDFGVKSTQQRSGIGKLLFQACVDWSKKNGAVELELTVWEFNRKAIGFYENLGMNTVSRKMSLNL, from the coding sequence ATGATGAAACTAACAATTTCTCAAGCAACAATAGACGATTTTCAAGAAGTAAATGCTATTGTGAAAGAAGGGCATGATGAGCATGCAGAAGCTTTGCCCCATATTTTTAAAAAGGTAGATTACGTAATGCCAGCTTCTTATTTTCAAGAGTTACTTGAAGATTCGAATTGCGAAATACTAGTTGCTAAAGAAGAGAAAGAAGTAGTCGGATTTGCCGTAATGGAACTAAAGCAATCTCCACCTTTTGAGTCAATGGCGCCAAGAAACTATGCTTATATGAACGATTTCGGAGTGAAAAGCACCCAACAAAGAAGTGGAATTGGAAAATTGTTATTTCAAGCTTGTGTGGATTGGTCTAAAAAAAATGGGGCAGTAGAATTAGAACTAACTGTTTGGGAATTCAATAGAAAAGCAATTGGCTTTTATGAAAACTTGGGTATGAATACAGTTAGTAGGAAGATGTCCTTAAATTTATAA
- a CDS encoding RDD family protein yields MKTLTKKRLKAYLIDSAVSTALSFAVESLLRKKVKNEAVHSIVTPTVVMWALEYIQLRNNGQTIGYKTMGLAIENKDGSKLTNNQIAKRILYRDTVSTFVYLKDRERFEGEDGSIFPHDHFAGTIVIESRQD; encoded by the coding sequence ATGAAAACTCTAACGAAAAAACGACTTAAAGCATATTTGATTGACTCAGCAGTTTCAACTGCTCTTTCGTTCGCCGTTGAATCATTGTTACGAAAGAAGGTAAAAAATGAAGCAGTTCATTCCATTGTTACACCAACTGTTGTCATGTGGGCATTAGAATACATCCAGTTGCGGAATAACGGACAAACAATAGGTTACAAAACGATGGGACTAGCAATCGAAAATAAGGATGGCTCTAAACTAACAAATAATCAAATCGCAAAACGAATTCTTTATCGAGATACTGTCAGCACGTTTGTCTATTTGAAAGATCGAGAAAGATTTGAAGGTGAAGATGGCTCCATTTTCCCACATGATCACTTTGCTGGGACAATCGTGATAGAATCTAGACAAGACTAA
- a CDS encoding sodium-dependent transporter, producing the protein MEQKEQWSSKIGFILASAGSAIGLGAIWKLPYVTGTSGGGAFILLFLLFSLLIGFPLLLAEFVIGRSTQKDAISAYKHIAPNTKWHYIGYLGVITCFILLSFYSVIGGWIIQYIFYSVTGQVGKGNVNYEMLFNDSVSNSILAVGGQALFLIITTFVVAKGVQSGIEKASKFMMPALFVLFIILIIRSLTLENAMEGVQFFLMPNFSELNSQSILFALGQSFFLLSVGVSVMVTYASYLQRNENIIQPAVSIVGMNLFISIFAGLAIFPAVFSLGFEPTAGPGLLFIVLPSVFEQMVFGNIFLLIFLLLFLFATLTSAFSLLEIVVAVATKGKGSRNRKAWMIGTLVFILGIPSALSYGLLSDVFIFGMSIFDSADYLVSNILMPTGAFLISIFVSYKIKKDILKNELVQKSKVSFLFEAWYFLLRYIIPLVIFIVFLDVINII; encoded by the coding sequence TTGGAACAGAAAGAACAATGGTCATCTAAAATTGGTTTTATTCTAGCTTCCGCCGGATCTGCGATTGGACTTGGTGCAATTTGGAAACTTCCATATGTAACAGGTACTAGTGGTGGTGGTGCATTTATTCTTTTATTTTTACTGTTTTCCCTATTAATTGGATTCCCTTTATTACTTGCGGAATTTGTTATTGGGAGAAGTACACAAAAAGATGCAATTTCAGCTTATAAGCACATCGCACCAAATACAAAATGGCATTATATCGGATATTTAGGCGTTATTACCTGCTTTATATTACTATCTTTTTATAGTGTAATCGGTGGTTGGATTATTCAATACATCTTTTATAGTGTGACAGGTCAAGTAGGGAAAGGTAATGTTAATTATGAGATGCTGTTTAATGATTCGGTTTCAAACTCAATTTTGGCAGTTGGTGGACAGGCGTTATTCTTAATAATCACGACATTCGTTGTTGCGAAGGGCGTTCAATCAGGTATTGAAAAAGCTAGTAAGTTTATGATGCCGGCTCTATTTGTTTTATTTATCATTTTAATTATCCGCTCACTTACACTTGAGAATGCAATGGAAGGCGTTCAATTTTTCCTTATGCCAAATTTCTCAGAGCTAAACTCACAAAGTATTTTATTTGCATTAGGACAATCATTCTTTTTATTAAGTGTTGGGGTTTCCGTTATGGTAACCTATGCCTCATACTTACAAAGGAATGAAAATATTATTCAACCAGCAGTTTCCATTGTCGGAATGAATTTATTTATTTCCATATTTGCTGGTCTTGCAATTTTCCCTGCTGTTTTCTCATTAGGATTTGAACCTACAGCTGGCCCGGGTTTACTATTTATTGTCTTACCTTCCGTGTTTGAACAGATGGTATTTGGTAATATATTTTTACTTATTTTTTTACTGCTATTTTTATTTGCAACACTCACTTCCGCATTTTCTTTATTAGAAATTGTCGTTGCTGTAGCAACGAAAGGAAAAGGTAGCCGAAATCGTAAAGCATGGATGATTGGTACTCTTGTGTTTATTCTAGGTATCCCATCTGCTTTGTCTTATGGTCTATTATCAGATGTCTTCATTTTTGGAATGAGCATTTTTGATTCGGCAGATTACCTAGTAAGTAATATACTAATGCCAACTGGTGCTTTCCTTATTTCCATTTTTGTTTCCTACAAAATTAAAAAGGATATTCTTAAAAATGAATTAGTCCAAAAATCAAAGGTTAGTTTCCTTTTTGAAGCTTGGTATTTCTTATTACGATATATTATACCTTTAGTGATTTTCATCGTATTTTTAGATGTAATCAATATTATATAA
- a CDS encoding LLM class flavin-dependent oxidoreductase — MKLSILDQSPISSNQTAQDALLESVKLAQVGEKFGYTRYWIAEHHDLPGLACSAPEVMLGYIGAHTNRIRIGSGAVLLPHYKPYKVAEVYNMLATLFPNRIDVGIGRSPGGSAEATNALSDNFLQKVFKMPDLVEELLRFFHQNFPKEHEFSKVTASPVPHVSPTPWILGTSQKSAVLAAQFGLAYAFGHFMSDQDGVAIIEEYLDTFQSKQNGQQPEVLVTVPVICAETTKKAEEIAMSSLIWQLQTAKGIGKTVPSIEDAFHYQMDDKEIVAFAELKQKMIIGNPKEVSQALIMLQKKYKVDELMLLTITHQYEDRIKSYELVAQELFT, encoded by the coding sequence ATGAAACTAAGTATACTCGATCAATCACCAATCTCCTCAAATCAAACAGCACAAGATGCCCTATTGGAATCTGTTAAGTTAGCTCAAGTCGGAGAGAAATTCGGCTATACGCGTTATTGGATTGCAGAACATCACGATTTACCAGGGTTAGCCTGCTCAGCACCTGAAGTGATGCTAGGTTACATCGGTGCTCATACGAATCGAATTCGCATTGGGTCGGGTGCTGTTTTGTTACCACATTATAAGCCCTATAAAGTAGCGGAAGTGTATAATATGCTAGCGACTCTATTCCCTAACCGAATTGATGTCGGCATTGGTCGTTCTCCTGGTGGGTCCGCAGAAGCGACGAATGCTTTGTCGGATAATTTCTTACAAAAAGTATTTAAAATGCCTGATCTAGTCGAAGAACTTCTTCGCTTTTTCCATCAGAATTTTCCTAAGGAACACGAGTTTTCGAAAGTGACTGCTTCCCCTGTGCCACATGTGTCACCTACTCCATGGATCCTTGGGACAAGTCAAAAAAGTGCTGTACTTGCTGCCCAATTTGGGTTAGCATATGCTTTCGGTCATTTTATGAGTGACCAAGATGGGGTTGCCATTATTGAAGAATATTTGGATACCTTCCAAAGTAAACAAAACGGTCAACAGCCTGAAGTATTAGTTACTGTTCCCGTTATCTGTGCTGAGACAACAAAAAAAGCAGAGGAGATCGCTATGAGCTCACTCATTTGGCAGCTGCAAACTGCAAAAGGGATAGGAAAAACAGTTCCTTCGATTGAAGATGCCTTTCATTATCAAATGGATGATAAAGAAATAGTAGCATTCGCTGAATTGAAACAAAAAATGATTATTGGCAATCCAAAAGAAGTAAGCCAAGCACTTATTATGCTACAGAAAAAATATAAAGTAGATGAACTTATGCTATTAACAATCACTCACCAATATGAAGATCGCATCAAATCGTATGAATTAGTTGCACAGGAGTTGTTTACTTAG
- a CDS encoding DUF3219 family protein gives MVKEIFLNERLFQLEHYQEGLVNGALKIDVDFKVTSEDYHDVAVLLYEGTFNIKVPERDLAFRGTIQHYSTSITNLYEAGQIGDYKLTLIEVKK, from the coding sequence TTGGTAAAAGAAATCTTTTTAAACGAACGGTTATTTCAATTAGAACATTATCAGGAAGGTTTAGTAAATGGGGCTCTTAAGATTGATGTTGATTTTAAAGTAACGAGCGAGGATTACCATGATGTTGCTGTCCTATTGTATGAAGGAACATTTAACATAAAAGTACCTGAAAGAGATTTAGCTTTTCGTGGTACAATACAGCATTACTCCACTTCGATTACAAACTTATATGAAGCAGGACAAATTGGAGATTATAAATTGACGTTGATTGAAGTGAAAAAATAA
- a CDS encoding HAD hydrolase-like protein, with amino-acid sequence MKYIMFDFDGTLADSTDVFIQAWNMYAPKYHYDPINREGVIATKHLSIQQRAKAYHFPMHKLPIILPKVYRYFKEHVKEVTVFKGIKELLEALRKEGYQISILSSNAKENIELLLKQEGIHSVSEVLSSSRIFGKDTVIKKFLKKHKLLPNQLLYVGDELRDILACNKVNVPFMWVSWGIDGFDLVEREKPKFVVHSPEEILEKLSMVLKNN; translated from the coding sequence TTGAAGTATATTATGTTTGATTTCGACGGGACATTAGCAGATTCAACGGATGTTTTCATACAAGCATGGAATATGTATGCGCCAAAATATCATTATGATCCAATTAATCGTGAAGGTGTCATCGCAACTAAACATCTTTCCATACAACAAAGAGCAAAAGCCTATCATTTTCCAATGCACAAATTACCAATTATTTTGCCTAAGGTATACCGTTATTTTAAAGAGCATGTAAAGGAAGTTACAGTCTTTAAAGGTATTAAAGAGCTGCTTGAGGCGCTAAGGAAGGAAGGTTATCAAATTTCCATTCTTTCATCGAATGCTAAAGAAAATATTGAGCTACTCCTTAAGCAAGAAGGTATTCATTCTGTGAGTGAAGTTTTATCTTCTAGTAGAATTTTTGGGAAGGATACAGTAATCAAAAAGTTTTTAAAGAAGCATAAGTTATTACCAAACCAATTATTATATGTAGGGGATGAATTGAGAGACATTTTAGCTTGTAATAAAGTCAATGTCCCTTTTATGTGGGTTAGTTGGGGAATCGATGGTTTTGACCTAGTAGAGAGAGAAAAACCTAAATTCGTTGTCCACTCACCTGAAGAAATCCTTGAAAAATTATCGATGGTATTAAAAAATAATTAA
- a CDS encoding YbaN family protein: protein MENRNKQQKVMAIKILRNMLFMILGFLALAIGIIGIVIPVLPGMPFLLIAAFCFTRSSKRIEKWFKQTTIYKKYVKAFIYNKGMTRKEKIRINLIADSFIVISIISIDILYVKLLLISLALYKHYYFIFKIKTIKSTAK, encoded by the coding sequence GTGGAGAATCGAAACAAACAGCAAAAGGTGATGGCAATTAAAATATTAAGAAATATGCTATTTATGATACTTGGGTTTTTAGCCCTTGCCATTGGTATTATTGGGATTGTAATTCCAGTACTCCCAGGTATGCCATTTCTCTTAATTGCAGCATTTTGTTTTACAAGAAGTTCCAAACGAATTGAGAAATGGTTCAAACAAACCACCATCTATAAAAAATATGTTAAAGCATTCATATACAATAAGGGAATGACTCGCAAAGAGAAAATTCGAATTAACCTCATTGCTGATTCATTTATTGTCATTTCAATTATTTCTATAGACATCTTATACGTGAAACTTTTATTAATATCATTAGCACTATATAAGCATTATTATTTTATTTTTAAAATCAAAACAATCAAATCAACAGCAAAATGA
- a CDS encoding aspartyl-phosphate phosphatase Spo0E family protein gives MGKTNVAILELECQIFHLRTRMIQLGRLKGLVHPETVKCSQELDEILNQLHIIKSN, from the coding sequence ATGGGGAAAACTAATGTAGCTATTTTAGAATTAGAATGCCAAATTTTTCATCTACGTACGCGTATGATTCAACTAGGTAGATTAAAAGGGCTCGTGCACCCTGAAACAGTAAAATGCAGTCAAGAGTTAGATGAAATATTAAATCAATTACACATAATAAAATCGAATTGA
- a CDS encoding YkuS family protein, with protein sequence MSKVIGVEQSLSNVEAALQAKGFEVVQLRSEEDAKKCDACVITGTDENVMGISNVVTEGSVINASGLSADEVLQRVENMFH encoded by the coding sequence ATGTCAAAAGTAATTGGTGTTGAGCAATCTTTATCAAATGTTGAAGCTGCATTACAAGCAAAAGGATTTGAAGTTGTTCAGCTTCGTAGTGAAGAAGATGCAAAAAAATGTGATGCTTGCGTTATCACTGGGACAGATGAAAACGTAATGGGAATCAGTAACGTGGTAACTGAAGGATCTGTTATCAATGCTAGTGGTTTATCTGCCGACGAGGTTCTTCAACGTGTAGAAAATATGTTCCACTAA
- a CDS encoding nucleoid-associated protein, which yields MLDVSESSLKKYVVHHISDALVLNDEAFSQPEIMLQAAFTHLAFHKIDWDQQYEFFHETDLGLNEVYTYVKSIFDQENSFLEQSKNIATHLHSASQHPNIKAGELFIGLFDHCIWNNSSKRAVAIVKIDEREIFLDVRNDQEKVMVNGIDGINVKKINNMAVIVDMGQDEHPAVFIKTKKKEDVVYWQERFLKIKIADEHYHKTNLALTEVKKYILKEESFSNKEKLGLLNKTLDYFRNEEEFHVNEYIDTVFDVVDTAQKDIIVNTVKEYETVISESAIAKAEKSYRRKIKLDSTIEIQVNVPNIEQLNELIEVGYDETTNRKYYKIYFEEEA from the coding sequence ATGTTAGATGTAAGTGAAAGTAGTTTAAAAAAGTATGTCGTGCATCATATAAGTGATGCTCTTGTATTAAACGATGAGGCTTTCTCACAACCAGAAATCATGCTACAAGCAGCTTTTACTCATTTGGCCTTTCATAAAATTGATTGGGACCAACAATACGAATTTTTTCACGAAACCGATCTTGGGTTAAATGAAGTGTATACATATGTGAAATCAATTTTTGACCAGGAAAATAGTTTTCTAGAGCAGTCAAAAAATATCGCCACGCATTTACATAGCGCTTCCCAGCATCCGAATATTAAAGCTGGAGAGTTATTTATTGGATTATTTGATCATTGCATATGGAATAACAGTTCAAAACGAGCAGTTGCCATAGTAAAAATTGATGAGAGAGAAATCTTCCTAGATGTAAGGAATGACCAAGAGAAAGTGATGGTTAATGGTATTGATGGCATTAATGTCAAGAAGATCAATAATATGGCTGTAATTGTTGATATGGGCCAAGATGAGCACCCTGCTGTTTTTATTAAAACAAAAAAGAAAGAGGATGTTGTTTATTGGCAGGAACGCTTCTTAAAAATTAAAATTGCTGATGAACATTATCATAAAACAAATTTAGCATTAACAGAGGTTAAGAAATACATCTTAAAAGAAGAAAGCTTTTCAAATAAAGAGAAATTAGGACTTCTAAATAAAACCCTCGATTACTTTAGAAACGAAGAGGAATTCCATGTAAATGAATATATTGATACAGTTTTTGATGTTGTAGATACTGCTCAGAAAGATATAATCGTGAATACAGTGAAAGAATATGAAACAGTCATATCCGAAAGCGCCATTGCTAAGGCTGAAAAAAGCTATAGACGGAAAATTAAGCTTGATTCAACTATTGAGATACAAGTTAATGTTCCGAATATCGAGCAATTGAATGAGTTAATCGAAGTTGGATATGATGAAACAACCAATCGCAAATATTATAAGATTTATTTTGAAGAGGAAGCATAA